The Longimicrobium sp. genome has a segment encoding these proteins:
- a CDS encoding lysoplasmalogenase: MDFVLIAPSLYTIVLLATIAACAIASIVATERGWKRGVYVFKPVTTLLIIALAAFQHSSFSTYQILIIGGLVFSLAGDVFLMLPRDRFVAGLVSFLVAHLLYIRAFVYFGFAATWWVMLPLAVYAAVLLRVLLPHVERKLKVPVIVYASVLLVMAWQAVECALAGGDLDVPGPILALQAWLAAAGAMLFVASDSALAVNRFVRHFRGADALVLATYFAAQTLIALSIR; encoded by the coding sequence GTGGACTTCGTCCTGATCGCCCCGTCCCTCTACACGATCGTTCTCCTCGCCACCATCGCTGCCTGCGCGATCGCTTCGATCGTGGCGACGGAGCGAGGGTGGAAGCGCGGCGTCTACGTCTTCAAGCCAGTGACGACGCTGCTGATCATCGCGCTGGCGGCGTTCCAGCACAGCTCATTCTCCACGTATCAGATTCTCATCATCGGCGGGCTCGTCTTCTCGCTGGCGGGCGACGTGTTCCTGATGCTGCCGCGGGACCGCTTCGTGGCGGGCCTCGTCTCCTTCCTCGTCGCACACCTGCTGTACATCCGTGCGTTCGTGTACTTCGGGTTCGCGGCGACGTGGTGGGTCATGCTGCCGCTCGCCGTCTACGCGGCGGTGCTGCTGCGGGTGCTGCTGCCGCACGTCGAGCGCAAGCTGAAGGTGCCGGTGATCGTCTACGCCTCCGTGCTGCTGGTGATGGCGTGGCAGGCCGTGGAGTGCGCGCTGGCGGGTGGAGACCTGGACGTTCCCGGCCCCATCCTCGCGCTGCAGGCATGGCTGGCGGCGGCGGGCGCGATGCTGTTCGTGGCGTCGGACTCGGCGCTTGCGGTGAACCGCTTCGTCCGGCACTTTCGCGGTGCGGACGCCCTGGTGCTGGCCACCTACTTCGCCGCGCAGACGCTCATCGCCCTCTCCATCCGCTGA
- the uraD gene encoding 2-oxo-4-hydroxy-4-carboxy-5-ureidoimidazoline decarboxylase, with the protein MTLAELNALPDDEAAAALLTCCGSPRWARGMAARRPFAGMDDVLAAADETWWALDPADWDDAFAAHPRIGERKAAPAQTAQAAAWSAQEQAGAASAGEDVAAALAEGNRAYERRFGRIYIVCATGKTAEEMLSILRARLDNDPRTELRVAAGEQAKITRLRLDKLIAG; encoded by the coding sequence GTGACGCTCGCCGAGCTGAACGCGCTCCCGGACGACGAGGCTGCCGCGGCGCTGCTCACCTGCTGCGGCTCGCCCCGCTGGGCGCGCGGGATGGCGGCGCGGCGCCCGTTCGCGGGGATGGACGATGTGCTGGCCGCGGCGGACGAGACCTGGTGGGCGCTGGACCCGGCGGACTGGGACGACGCCTTCGCCGCGCACCCGCGCATCGGCGAGCGCAAGGCGGCGCCGGCGCAGACCGCGCAGGCCGCCGCGTGGTCCGCGCAGGAGCAGGCCGGCGCCGCCTCCGCGGGCGAGGACGTGGCCGCCGCGCTGGCGGAGGGGAACCGCGCGTACGAGCGGCGCTTCGGCCGCATCTACATCGTCTGCGCCACGGGAAAGACGGCGGAGGAGATGCTGTCCATCCTCCGCGCGCGCCTCGATAATGATCCCCGGACGGAGTTGCGCGTGGCCGCGGGCGAGCAGGCGAAGATCACCCGCCTGCGGCTGGATAAGCTGATCGCGGGGTGA
- the uraH gene encoding hydroxyisourate hydrolase: protein MSAITTHVLDTMRGLPAMGIAVLLERADENAQMQTVARGITNSDGRVLDLLPAGETLEPGTYRLSFDTGAYFTATGGEGFYPEVSIVFAAREGETHYHVPLLLSPYAYSTYRGS, encoded by the coding sequence ATGAGCGCGATCACCACGCACGTGCTGGACACCATGCGCGGGCTGCCGGCGATGGGCATCGCCGTTCTGCTGGAGCGCGCCGACGAGAACGCGCAGATGCAGACCGTCGCGCGCGGCATCACCAACAGCGACGGGCGCGTGCTCGACCTCCTCCCCGCGGGCGAGACGCTGGAGCCGGGGACGTACCGCCTGAGCTTCGACACCGGCGCGTACTTCACCGCCACGGGCGGGGAGGGCTTCTATCCCGAGGTGTCCATCGTCTTCGCCGCGCGCGAGGGCGAGACGCACTATCACGTGCCGCTGCTGCTGAGCCCGTACGCCTACTCCACCTACCGCGGGAGCTGA
- a CDS encoding YbaK/EbsC family protein yields the protein MSGGGAYERLISLLNTEGAAYRLIDHAPEGRTEIVSAMRGNELAAAAKCIVLMVKIGKKTTRHVLAVVPGDARLDLGAVKALLGATYAAFASADVAEELAGSVVGTVLPFAFDARLELIADPALLRHDELFFNAGRLDRSMALRTRDYVRIARPRFERIALEPAAAPA from the coding sequence ATGAGTGGCGGCGGCGCGTACGAGCGCCTCATCTCCCTCCTCAACACGGAGGGCGCGGCGTACCGGCTGATCGACCACGCGCCCGAGGGGCGGACGGAGATCGTCAGCGCGATGCGCGGCAACGAGCTGGCGGCCGCGGCCAAGTGCATCGTGCTGATGGTAAAGATCGGGAAGAAGACCACGCGCCACGTCTTGGCCGTCGTCCCCGGCGACGCACGGCTGGACCTGGGCGCGGTGAAGGCGCTGCTCGGCGCCACCTACGCCGCGTTCGCCAGCGCGGACGTGGCGGAGGAGCTGGCGGGGAGCGTCGTCGGCACCGTGCTGCCGTTCGCGTTCGACGCGCGGCTGGAGCTGATCGCCGACCCCGCGCTGCTGCGGCACGACGAGCTGTTCTTCAACGCGGGGCGGCTGGACCGCTCCATGGCCCTGCGCACGCGCGACTACGTGCGCATCGCGCGGCCGCGCTTCGAGCGGATCGCGCTGGAGCCGGCGGCGGCGCCGGCCTGA
- a CDS encoding circularly permuted type 2 ATP-grasp protein has translation MSADALRRAIDAWHALLDDADLAGESAERLDQEHRSLGMYFGDRALCTVIRPRFFTHAQWAGIRRGVETLMRAFRRAHVAAMHEPALLEQFRLLDWERELIGQDPGFESPCPTSRLDAFFNPDDGSLRFTEYNAETPAGPAYMDTLSEVFLALPVTGEFLRTHVVHPLPARHGVLHALLGAHAQWSGRREPPRIGILDWAEVPTYSEFVFFRDYFRAHGVACEIADPRNLEYRDGKLMAGDFHVTLIYKRVLIDELVLRMGIDNPVVRAVRDGAVCMVNPFRCKVLYKKASLAVLGDERNDRLFTPDEQAAIEAHVPWTRIVEERRTRFHGTEIDLLPWAESNRERLVLKPNDDYGGRGIVLGWLVSDDAWRAALKTALETPYVLQERIILPTEPFPSWVDGKVEIYDRMVDVAPFVTRTATIDGALTRIATDPLLNVTAGGGSSVATMLVERR, from the coding sequence GTGAGCGCCGACGCGCTGCGCCGGGCGATCGACGCCTGGCACGCGCTGCTCGACGACGCCGACCTCGCGGGCGAAAGCGCGGAGCGGCTCGACCAGGAGCACCGCAGCCTGGGGATGTACTTCGGCGACCGGGCGCTCTGCACGGTGATCCGCCCGCGCTTCTTCACCCACGCGCAGTGGGCGGGGATCCGCCGCGGCGTGGAGACGCTGATGCGCGCCTTCCGCCGCGCGCACGTGGCCGCGATGCACGAGCCCGCGCTGCTGGAGCAGTTCCGCCTCCTCGACTGGGAGCGCGAGCTGATCGGCCAGGACCCGGGCTTCGAATCTCCCTGCCCCACCTCGCGGCTCGACGCGTTCTTCAACCCCGACGACGGGTCGCTCCGCTTCACCGAGTACAACGCCGAGACGCCGGCCGGGCCCGCGTACATGGACACGCTCAGCGAGGTGTTCCTGGCGCTTCCCGTCACCGGCGAGTTCCTGCGCACGCACGTGGTCCATCCGCTCCCCGCGCGGCACGGGGTGCTGCACGCGCTGCTCGGCGCGCACGCGCAGTGGAGCGGGCGCCGCGAGCCGCCGCGCATCGGCATCCTGGACTGGGCCGAGGTGCCCACCTACAGCGAGTTCGTCTTCTTCCGCGACTACTTCCGCGCGCACGGCGTGGCGTGCGAGATCGCCGATCCCCGCAACCTGGAGTACCGCGACGGGAAGCTGATGGCGGGCGACTTCCACGTCACCCTCATCTACAAGCGCGTGCTGATCGACGAGCTGGTGCTGCGGATGGGGATCGACAACCCGGTGGTCCGCGCGGTCCGCGACGGCGCCGTGTGCATGGTGAACCCGTTCCGCTGCAAGGTGCTGTACAAGAAGGCCTCGCTGGCCGTGCTCGGCGACGAGCGCAACGACCGCCTGTTCACCCCCGACGAGCAGGCGGCCATCGAGGCGCACGTGCCGTGGACGCGCATCGTGGAGGAGCGGCGCACGCGCTTCCACGGCACGGAGATCGACCTGCTGCCGTGGGCGGAATCGAACCGCGAGCGGCTGGTGCTGAAGCCGAACGACGACTACGGCGGGCGGGGGATCGTGCTCGGGTGGCTGGTGTCGGACGACGCGTGGCGGGCGGCGCTGAAGACGGCGCTGGAGACGCCGTACGTGCTGCAGGAGCGCATCATCCTCCCCACGGAGCCCTTCCCCAGCTGGGTGGACGGGAAGGTGGAGATCTACGACCGGATGGTGGACGTCGCCCCCTTCGTCACCCGCACGGCCACCATCGACGGCGCGCTGACCCGCATCGCCACCGACCCGCTGCTGAACGTGACCGCCGGCGGCGGCTCGTCCGTGGCCACGATGCTGGTGGAGCGGCGGTAG
- a CDS encoding cupin domain-containing protein gives MSTVRNITAEYGRIGEHWSPRVIAAANGQFIKLAKVQGEFVWHDHAAEDEVFIVFRGRLTLKFRDRPDAVLGEGDLYVVPKGVEHCPVAEEETWVMLVEPAQTTHTGDVESPMTKSIEDQIRDGGIAISSAAS, from the coding sequence ATGAGCACCGTGCGCAACATCACCGCCGAGTACGGCCGCATCGGCGAGCACTGGTCGCCGCGGGTGATCGCGGCGGCCAACGGACAGTTCATCAAGCTGGCCAAGGTGCAGGGCGAGTTCGTCTGGCACGACCACGCGGCCGAGGACGAGGTCTTCATCGTCTTCCGCGGCCGCCTCACCCTGAAGTTCCGCGACCGCCCCGACGCCGTGCTCGGCGAAGGCGACCTCTACGTCGTGCCGAAGGGCGTCGAGCACTGCCCCGTGGCCGAGGAAGAGACGTGGGTGATGCTGGTCGAGCCCGCGCAGACCACGCACACCGGCGACGTCGAATCGCCGATGACGAAGTCGATCGAGGACCAGATCCGCGACGGCGGGATCGCCATCTCCAGCGCTGCTTCGTAA
- a CDS encoding alpha/beta hydrolase-fold protein, which produces MNREYHRWYSPSLGRDMEMLVFGWGGARLLVYPTSMGRYFEWEDRGMMDALGEHIDRGWLQVFCVDSVDAESWYAKGRHPHDRAVRQGQYEDYILREVLPFSQGRNGNSYLIATGASFGAYHAVNIGLRNPWTFNRVLGMSGLYDIREQTDGYYDDAIAAQNPSHYVSRIDDPHRLEAMRRMDVILATGRDDSFVGNNEYLSRILWEKGIGNALRLWDGWAHDWPWWKDMVRMYVGGHD; this is translated from the coding sequence GTGAACCGAGAGTACCACCGCTGGTACAGCCCGTCGCTCGGCCGCGACATGGAGATGCTGGTGTTCGGCTGGGGCGGCGCGCGGCTGCTGGTGTATCCCACCTCGATGGGGCGCTACTTCGAGTGGGAGGACCGCGGGATGATGGACGCGCTCGGCGAGCACATCGACCGCGGCTGGCTGCAGGTGTTCTGCGTCGACAGCGTCGACGCGGAGAGCTGGTACGCCAAGGGAAGGCATCCGCACGACCGCGCGGTGCGGCAGGGGCAGTACGAGGACTACATCCTCCGCGAGGTGCTCCCCTTCAGCCAGGGCCGCAACGGCAACTCCTACCTGATCGCCACCGGCGCCAGCTTCGGCGCCTACCACGCCGTCAACATCGGCCTGCGCAACCCGTGGACGTTCAACCGCGTGCTGGGGATGAGCGGCCTGTACGACATCCGCGAGCAGACCGACGGCTACTACGACGACGCCATCGCGGCGCAGAACCCCTCGCACTACGTCAGCCGCATCGACGACCCGCACCGGCTGGAGGCGATGCGGCGGATGGACGTCATCCTGGCCACCGGCCGCGACGACAGCTTCGTGGGCAACAACGAGTACCTGTCGCGGATCCTGTGGGAGAAGGGGATCGGCAACGCGCTGCGCCTGTGGGACGGCTGGGCCCACGACTGGCCCTGGTGGAAGGACATGGTGCGGATGTACGTCGGCGGGCACGATTAG
- the allB gene encoding allantoinase AllB — protein MLRSAHVVTPDGVAAAAVWVKDGRIAAVRAFADVPAGVEVVECGDEVLMPGLVDTHVHVNEPGRTDWEGWDTATRAAAAGGVTTLVEMPLNSIPAVTDAAALREKCDAAEGRVHVDVGFWGGVVPGNAGELREMWDAGVLGFKCFLSPSGVDEFPHASEADLRRAMPILRELGAPLLVHAEDPRVLDAAAAGLGDADPTRYETWLASRPPEAEVAAVEMLVRLARETGAHVHVVHVSAAEALQAIHAARDEGVAITCETCPHYLHFAAEDVPDGATEMKCAPPIRGAGNREDLWTALGAGWIDLVATDHSPCPPEMKLREQGDFVRAWGGIASLQLGLAAVWRGARERGYTPAHLAQWMSAAPARLAGLHARKGAIAPGRDADLVVWEPDAEFLVEPGRLFHRHKLSPYVGSVLPGVVHQTWVRGAKVFNAGEIVSPATGRLLLRTEI, from the coding sequence GTGCTCCGCTCCGCGCACGTGGTGACGCCCGACGGCGTGGCCGCGGCCGCGGTGTGGGTGAAGGACGGCCGCATCGCCGCCGTGCGCGCCTTCGCCGACGTGCCCGCGGGCGTCGAGGTGGTCGAATGCGGCGACGAGGTGCTGATGCCGGGGCTGGTGGACACGCACGTCCACGTCAACGAGCCCGGCCGCACCGATTGGGAGGGGTGGGACACGGCCACGCGCGCCGCCGCCGCCGGCGGGGTGACCACGCTGGTGGAGATGCCGCTCAACAGCATCCCCGCGGTGACCGACGCCGCCGCGCTGCGCGAGAAGTGCGATGCTGCCGAGGGACGCGTGCACGTGGACGTGGGATTCTGGGGCGGCGTGGTCCCCGGCAACGCGGGCGAGCTGCGGGAGATGTGGGACGCGGGCGTGCTCGGCTTCAAGTGCTTCCTCTCCCCCTCCGGCGTGGACGAGTTCCCGCACGCATCCGAGGCCGACCTGCGCCGGGCGATGCCGATCCTGCGCGAGCTCGGTGCCCCGCTCCTCGTCCACGCCGAGGACCCGCGCGTGCTCGACGCGGCCGCGGCGGGGCTGGGCGATGCGGATCCGACGCGCTACGAGACCTGGCTCGCGTCGCGCCCGCCTGAGGCGGAGGTCGCGGCGGTGGAGATGCTGGTGCGGCTGGCGCGCGAGACCGGCGCGCACGTGCACGTGGTCCACGTCTCCGCCGCCGAGGCGCTGCAGGCGATCCACGCCGCGCGCGACGAGGGCGTCGCCATCACCTGCGAGACCTGCCCGCACTACCTGCACTTCGCGGCGGAGGACGTGCCCGACGGCGCGACGGAGATGAAGTGCGCGCCGCCCATCCGCGGCGCGGGGAACCGCGAGGACCTGTGGACGGCGCTCGGCGCGGGGTGGATCGACCTGGTGGCGACGGACCATTCGCCCTGCCCGCCGGAGATGAAGCTGCGCGAGCAGGGCGACTTCGTGCGCGCGTGGGGCGGGATCGCGTCGCTGCAACTGGGGCTGGCGGCCGTCTGGCGCGGCGCGCGGGAGCGCGGCTACACTCCCGCGCACCTGGCGCAGTGGATGTCGGCCGCGCCGGCGCGGCTGGCGGGGCTGCACGCGCGCAAGGGCGCCATCGCCCCCGGCCGCGACGCCGACCTGGTGGTGTGGGAGCCCGACGCCGAGTTCCTGGTGGAGCCCGGCCGCCTCTTCCATCGCCACAAGCTGTCGCCGTACGTGGGCTCCGTGCTCCCCGGCGTCGTCCACCAGACCTGGGTGCGCGGCGCAAAGGTGTTCAATGCCGGCGAGATCGTCTCCCCCGCGACGGGGCGATTGCTGCTGCGCACGGAGATCTGA
- the pucL gene encoding urate oxidase: MPAALGPNNYGKSRVRLFRVTRDGPRHDVSDLTVDVAVEGRFEAVHLQGDNAEVLPTDTMRNTVYAFAKLHPVEPVEGFGRALAQHFLGEAREAERVRIRIAKHGWGRMTVGGRPHTHSFVRGSGERRMAWVFADRGAVRFEAGIEELEVLKTTQSAFEGYIRNQYTTLPETKDRIFATIVSARWKYASEPADLDATFEAVRTAMLETFADHDSKSVQQTLYAMGAAAIDAAPEVSEIRLSLPNRHHLLFDIGRFGLENPNEVFVPTTEPYGLIEATVLRT; the protein is encoded by the coding sequence ATGCCCGCGGCGCTCGGCCCCAACAACTACGGCAAGTCGCGCGTGCGCCTGTTCCGCGTCACGCGCGACGGCCCGCGGCACGACGTCAGCGACCTCACCGTGGACGTCGCCGTCGAGGGGCGCTTCGAGGCCGTCCATCTCCAGGGCGACAACGCCGAGGTGCTGCCAACGGACACCATGCGCAACACCGTCTACGCGTTCGCGAAGCTGCATCCCGTGGAGCCGGTCGAGGGGTTCGGGCGCGCGCTGGCGCAGCACTTCCTGGGTGAGGCGCGCGAGGCCGAGCGCGTGCGCATCCGCATCGCCAAACATGGATGGGGGCGGATGACGGTGGGCGGGCGGCCGCACACGCACAGCTTCGTGCGCGGATCGGGCGAGCGGCGGATGGCCTGGGTCTTCGCCGACCGTGGCGCGGTGCGCTTCGAGGCGGGGATCGAGGAGCTGGAGGTGCTCAAGACCACCCAGTCCGCGTTCGAGGGCTACATCCGGAACCAGTACACGACGCTGCCGGAGACGAAGGACCGCATCTTTGCCACCATCGTCTCCGCGCGCTGGAAGTACGCGAGCGAGCCGGCGGACCTCGACGCCACCTTCGAGGCCGTCCGCACGGCGATGCTGGAGACGTTCGCGGACCACGACTCCAAGTCCGTGCAGCAGACGCTCTACGCGATGGGCGCCGCAGCCATCGACGCCGCGCCGGAGGTGAGCGAGATCCGCCTCTCCCTTCCCAATCGCCACCACCTGCTGTTCGACATCGGGCGGTTCGGGCTGGAGAACCCCAACGAGGTGTTCGTCCCCACCACCGAACCCTACGGCCTGATCGAGGCCACGGTGCTGCGGACGTAA
- a CDS encoding metalloregulator ArsR/SmtB family transcription factor: protein MSIESALRALANERRLRILEWLKDPVANFPPQVDGDLVDDGVCAVFLADKLGVSQPTLSEHMRVLTSAGLVRAKRIKQWTFYKRDEARIAEIKQKIAEEV, encoded by the coding sequence ATGTCTATCGAGTCTGCGCTCCGGGCGCTCGCGAACGAGCGGCGGCTGCGGATCCTGGAGTGGCTGAAGGACCCCGTCGCCAACTTCCCGCCGCAGGTGGACGGCGACCTGGTGGACGACGGCGTGTGCGCGGTGTTCCTCGCCGACAAGCTGGGCGTGAGCCAGCCCACGCTCAGCGAGCACATGCGCGTGCTCACGAGCGCCGGCCTGGTGCGCGCCAAGCGCATCAAGCAGTGGACCTTCTACAAGCGCGACGAAGCCCGGATCGCGGAGATCAAGCAGAAGATCGCGGAGGAGGTGTGA
- a CDS encoding SDR family oxidoreductase has protein sequence MELGLRDRVALVTGASSGLGLAIARELAAEGARVAMVARRGEMLRAAADEIAAAGGRAQPIIGDVREPGEAERFVREAEAALGLVEILVANAGGPPSTTFETTTDEQYRAAIELNLLGSIRLAQAAVPGMRARRWGRVIFLTSMTAKQPIAGLILSNTARAGLLGFAKTLANEVAADGVLVNTVLPGHFDTDRAVELARMRAEREGRSVDELLHSRTAGIPLGRSGDPREMAAVVAFLASERASFVTGTALQVDGGQIAGLF, from the coding sequence ATGGAGCTGGGGCTGCGGGACAGGGTGGCGCTGGTGACGGGCGCCTCGTCGGGGCTGGGGCTGGCGATCGCGCGGGAGCTGGCGGCCGAGGGCGCGCGCGTGGCGATGGTGGCGCGGCGCGGCGAGATGCTCCGCGCCGCGGCGGACGAGATCGCGGCGGCGGGCGGGCGCGCGCAGCCCATCATCGGCGACGTGCGCGAGCCCGGCGAGGCGGAGCGCTTCGTGCGCGAGGCGGAGGCGGCGCTGGGGCTGGTCGAGATCCTCGTCGCCAACGCGGGCGGGCCGCCGTCGACCACGTTCGAGACCACGACCGACGAGCAGTATCGCGCCGCCATCGAGCTGAACCTGCTCGGCTCCATCCGCCTGGCCCAGGCCGCGGTGCCGGGGATGCGCGCGCGGCGCTGGGGGCGGGTGATCTTCCTGACCTCGATGACCGCCAAGCAGCCGATCGCCGGGCTGATCCTGTCGAACACCGCGCGCGCCGGGCTGCTGGGCTTCGCCAAGACGCTGGCCAACGAGGTGGCGGCCGACGGCGTGCTGGTGAACACCGTGCTTCCGGGCCACTTCGACACCGACCGCGCCGTCGAGCTGGCCCGCATGCGCGCCGAGCGCGAGGGCCGCAGCGTGGACGAGCTGCTGCACAGCCGCACCGCCGGCATCCCCTTGGGCCGCAGCGGCGACCCGCGCGAGATGGCGGCGGTGGTCGCGTTCCTCGCCTCGGAGCGCGCGAGCTTCGTCACCGGCACCGCCCTCCAGGTCGACGGCGGCCAGATCGCCGGCCTGTTCTGA
- a CDS encoding Rid family detoxifying hydrolase, protein MPRESFTSERLGPPAGPFSQAVSGPGDAVYLSGQVGTDASGRLVDGGVAAQTEQALRNLQSVLEAAGRTLDDVVRVGVYLADMSDFSAMNAVYARWFAEPYPARTTIGVAALPLGAAVEIDLVAR, encoded by the coding sequence ATGCCACGGGAGAGCTTCACGAGCGAGCGGCTGGGTCCGCCGGCGGGGCCGTTCTCGCAGGCGGTGAGCGGGCCGGGGGATGCGGTCTACCTCAGCGGCCAGGTGGGCACCGACGCGTCGGGGCGGCTCGTCGACGGCGGCGTGGCGGCGCAGACGGAGCAGGCGCTGCGGAACCTCCAATCCGTGCTCGAGGCCGCCGGGCGCACGCTGGATGACGTGGTGCGCGTGGGCGTCTACCTCGCCGACATGAGCGACTTCTCCGCGATGAACGCGGTCTACGCGCGCTGGTTCGCCGAGCCGTATCCCGCGCGCACCACTATCGGCGTGGCGGCGCTGCCGCTGGGCGCGGCGGTGGAGATCGACCTGGTGGCGCGATGA
- a CDS encoding PhzF family phenazine biosynthesis protein, whose translation MAHRFVIADVFTDRAFGGNQLAVIPDARGISDRAMQTLAREFNFSETTFVLPPRASGHAYQLRIFTPATELAFAGHPTVGTAAVLARLGRIETQDGAASIVCELGVGPVSVDVRLDGERTFARLSLEATIEMPPTHPSPADAAAALSLPADAVREAWFATVGTAFAFVHVADREAVDAAVIDRAAWSRHFERAFSSAIFFFAGDLSAGSRLYARMVAPGFGVEEDAATGSAAATLAGCLADRLPERDGVFAWTINQGVKMGRPSLIEAAAEKRDGRAVRVMAGGGTVVVAEGNISLPEGF comes from the coding sequence ATGGCGCACCGTTTCGTCATCGCCGACGTGTTCACCGACCGCGCGTTCGGCGGCAACCAGCTGGCCGTCATCCCCGATGCGCGCGGCATCTCCGACCGCGCCATGCAGACGCTGGCGCGCGAGTTCAACTTCTCCGAGACCACCTTCGTGCTCCCGCCGCGCGCGTCCGGGCACGCGTACCAGCTGCGCATCTTCACCCCCGCCACCGAGCTGGCGTTCGCCGGGCACCCGACCGTGGGCACCGCGGCCGTGCTCGCGCGGCTGGGGCGGATCGAGACGCAGGACGGCGCGGCGAGCATCGTCTGCGAGCTGGGCGTCGGCCCCGTCTCCGTCGACGTGCGGCTGGACGGCGAGCGCACCTTCGCGCGGCTGAGCCTGGAGGCGACGATCGAGATGCCGCCGACGCATCCCTCTCCCGCGGACGCGGCGGCGGCGCTCTCGCTTCCCGCGGACGCGGTGCGCGAGGCATGGTTCGCCACCGTCGGCACCGCCTTCGCCTTCGTCCACGTCGCCGACCGCGAGGCGGTGGACGCGGCCGTGATCGACCGCGCGGCGTGGTCGCGGCACTTCGAGCGCGCGTTCTCGTCGGCCATCTTCTTCTTCGCGGGCGACCTGTCCGCGGGGAGCCGGCTGTACGCGCGAATGGTGGCGCCGGGGTTCGGCGTCGAGGAGGACGCGGCCACGGGCTCGGCGGCGGCCACGCTGGCCGGCTGCCTGGCGGACCGGCTGCCGGAGCGCGACGGCGTCTTCGCCTGGACCATCAATCAGGGGGTGAAGATGGGGCGCCCCAGCTTGATCGAGGCCGCGGCGGAGAAGCGCGATGGGCGCGCGGTGCGGGTGATGGCGGGCGGGGGGACGGTGGTCGTGGCCGAGGGGAACATCTCCCTGCCCGAGGGGTTTTGA
- the alc gene encoding allantoicase, giving the protein MIDFTEMVDLASERLGGAVVAANDEFFAPKENLLKPSEPEWREGEYTERGKWMDGWETRRRREPGYDWAIIRLGVPGVIHGVVVNTAFFRGNYPEEFSLEACDLSGVPSPEALAAAEWTEIIRRTPLQGNAPNPFIVGDGRRWTHLRLNIFPDGGVARLRVHGVARPDFPAFVRAGGEIDLAAMENGGWVEICSDMFFGHRQNLILPGRSRFMGDGWETRRRRGPGHDWTIVRLAAPGTIHRVEIDTDHFKGNAPDRCTLEGIYAPELDGDALAAADFWRPLLPERKLQPHARHRWEDELAETDSVTHVRLSIFPDGGVARLRVFGTLEEPER; this is encoded by the coding sequence ATGATCGACTTCACCGAGATGGTGGACCTGGCGTCCGAGCGGCTGGGCGGCGCGGTGGTGGCGGCGAACGACGAGTTCTTCGCGCCGAAGGAGAACCTGCTCAAGCCGTCCGAACCCGAGTGGCGCGAGGGCGAGTACACCGAGCGCGGCAAGTGGATGGACGGCTGGGAAACGCGCCGCCGCCGCGAGCCGGGCTACGACTGGGCCATCATCCGCCTGGGCGTGCCCGGCGTGATCCACGGCGTGGTCGTCAACACCGCCTTCTTCCGCGGCAACTATCCCGAGGAGTTCTCGCTCGAGGCGTGCGACCTCTCCGGCGTCCCCTCGCCCGAGGCGCTGGCGGCGGCGGAGTGGACGGAGATCATCCGCAGGACGCCGCTGCAGGGGAACGCGCCCAACCCGTTCATCGTCGGCGACGGCCGCCGGTGGACGCACCTGCGGCTCAACATCTTCCCCGACGGCGGCGTGGCGCGGCTGCGCGTGCACGGCGTGGCGCGTCCCGACTTCCCCGCCTTCGTCCGCGCCGGCGGCGAGATCGACCTGGCGGCGATGGAGAACGGCGGCTGGGTGGAGATCTGCAGCGACATGTTCTTCGGGCACCGCCAGAACCTGATCCTCCCCGGCCGCTCGCGGTTCATGGGCGACGGATGGGAGACGCGCCGCCGCCGCGGCCCCGGCCACGACTGGACCATCGTCCGCCTCGCCGCGCCCGGCACCATCCACCGGGTGGAGATCGACACCGATCACTTCAAGGGGAACGCTCCGGACCGCTGCACGCTGGAGGGGATCTACGCGCCGGAGCTGGACGGTGACGCTCTCGCCGCGGCGGACTTCTGGCGGCCGCTCCTCCCCGAGCGGAAGCTGCAGCCGCACGCCCGGCATCGCTGGGAAGACGAGCTGGCGGAGACGGATTCGGTGACGCACGTGCGCCTCTCTATCTTCCCCGACGGCGGCGTGGCGCGGCTGCGGGTGTTTGGCACGCTGGAGGAGCCCGAGCGGTGA